From Desulfuromonas soudanensis, the proteins below share one genomic window:
- a CDS encoding sensor domain-containing diguanylate cyclase: protein MKRYISLKIKMALTVFVLILGTLSVFGLLALHHLEKGHREGIARQQMTLIREISEKVDGDLTRAREIMVQTAATVPLEILGDTEALQRFLDTRLGLGTRHIFDNGVFVFSAEGILLAESPYIEGRRGKDYSWRDYFRKTLAAKAPTISDPYISSKKHGHPAVNFTAPVKNRSGEIVAVLSGSIDLLGDNFLGRLTRTRIGEKGYFFLYNPGRLMILHPDPTRIMQHDVPVGANLLFDRAIDGFEGTGDTVNSRGLKVIATFKHLRETDWILAANYPAAEAMAPILRIKKFMIIGLILVLAACTLCVWLFMRYLTGPLQHLCADLKHNIEESGKRDPLPVRNNDEVGQLTVLYNRLMEEIEKEKKQSRQRLQFLQTVIDTIPNPVYYKDLQGRYLGCNLAFEEVYGRSRRELFGKTVEEIAPPEAAELIAAADRQLYAQEVGEFQIYEQPMTFADGRRHEVLFYKAVFHDENGAPAGLVGSMIDITPRKAAETALADAKDFSENLLENSAVPCFVLDTDHRVILWTRACEELTGIRAEDVVGTDRHWQAFYDHRRPCLADLIIDGNLEGTLDLYSRFANSLLIPEGLQAEDWFPDICGRSRYLFFEAAPIRDRKGRLVAAIETLHDLTASKHAEIALTESEASNRSLIERSPDAILVHRKGEVIFGNPVATRLFGAEKAEQLRGQKIVDLVHPDNREAVQKRITATEIDHSEASYIEEKILRLDGTAVDVEAGSSPVFYGSQWAVQTVLRDITERKQLQERIWHQANFDPLTGLPNRSLFQDRLQQAINRSKRDGKPLALMFIDLDRFKEINDSLGHGAGDVLLQQVAHRLAGTLRKSDTVARMGGDEFTVILGDFHSREDLEGVAQQILQKLEQPFDLPAGQGRISASIGIALSPDDGGDTSELMKKADIAMYRAKKQGRNGFAFYQEEEREYPNL from the coding sequence TTGAAACGCTATATCAGCCTGAAAATCAAAATGGCCCTGACGGTCTTCGTGCTGATCCTCGGCACCCTGTCGGTCTTCGGGCTCCTGGCGCTGCATCACCTGGAGAAGGGGCACAGGGAGGGGATCGCCCGGCAGCAGATGACCCTGATCAGGGAGATCAGCGAAAAAGTCGACGGCGACCTGACCCGGGCCCGGGAAATCATGGTTCAGACCGCCGCCACCGTCCCCCTTGAAATACTCGGGGACACGGAGGCCCTGCAACGCTTTCTCGACACCCGCCTCGGGCTCGGCACCCGCCATATCTTCGACAACGGCGTCTTTGTCTTTTCCGCAGAGGGGATTCTGCTCGCCGAGTCCCCCTACATCGAGGGACGCCGCGGCAAGGACTATTCCTGGCGGGACTATTTCCGAAAAACCCTCGCCGCAAAGGCGCCGACGATTTCCGATCCCTATATTTCCAGCAAGAAGCACGGCCATCCGGCGGTCAACTTTACGGCACCGGTCAAAAATCGGTCCGGAGAGATCGTCGCCGTCCTCAGCGGTAGCATCGACCTGCTGGGCGACAACTTTCTCGGGCGCCTGACACGAACCCGCATCGGCGAGAAAGGCTATTTTTTCCTCTACAATCCCGGGCGGCTGATGATCCTGCACCCCGATCCAACCCGGATCATGCAGCACGACGTCCCGGTGGGGGCCAATCTCCTCTTCGACCGGGCCATTGACGGCTTCGAAGGGACTGGGGATACGGTCAATTCCCGGGGATTGAAGGTCATCGCAACCTTCAAACACCTGCGCGAGACCGACTGGATCCTGGCGGCCAATTACCCGGCAGCCGAGGCGATGGCGCCGATCCTGCGCATAAAAAAGTTCATGATCATCGGGCTGATTCTGGTGCTGGCGGCCTGCACTCTGTGCGTCTGGCTCTTCATGCGCTACCTGACCGGACCGCTGCAGCATCTCTGCGCCGACCTCAAGCACAACATTGAAGAGAGCGGAAAGCGAGATCCGCTGCCGGTGCGCAACAACGACGAGGTCGGCCAACTCACCGTCCTCTACAACCGGCTGATGGAAGAGATCGAAAAAGAAAAGAAGCAGAGCCGCCAACGCCTGCAATTCTTGCAGACCGTGATCGACACCATTCCCAACCCCGTCTATTATAAGGATCTGCAAGGGCGCTACCTCGGCTGCAACCTCGCCTTCGAGGAAGTCTACGGCCGCTCCCGCCGGGAGCTCTTCGGAAAGACGGTCGAGGAGATCGCCCCTCCCGAGGCGGCCGAACTCATCGCCGCTGCCGACCGGCAGCTCTACGCCCAGGAGGTCGGGGAGTTCCAGATTTACGAACAGCCGATGACCTTCGCCGACGGCCGCCGGCACGAGGTCCTCTTCTACAAGGCCGTTTTCCACGATGAAAACGGCGCTCCCGCCGGCCTCGTGGGGTCGATGATCGATATCACGCCGCGCAAGGCGGCGGAAACCGCCCTCGCCGACGCCAAGGACTTTTCCGAAAATCTCCTGGAGAACTCGGCTGTCCCCTGCTTCGTCCTCGACACCGACCACCGGGTGATCCTCTGGACCCGCGCCTGCGAAGAGCTGACGGGAATCCGGGCCGAGGATGTGGTCGGCACCGACCGCCACTGGCAGGCCTTTTACGACCACCGCCGCCCCTGTCTGGCCGATCTGATCATCGACGGAAATCTCGAAGGGACCCTCGATCTCTATAGCCGTTTCGCCAATTCGCTGCTGATCCCCGAAGGACTGCAGGCCGAGGACTGGTTTCCGGATATCTGCGGCCGGTCCCGCTACCTCTTCTTCGAGGCGGCGCCGATTCGCGACCGGAAAGGGCGACTCGTCGCCGCCATCGAAACCCTGCATGATCTCACCGCCAGCAAGCACGCCGAGATTGCCCTGACGGAGAGCGAGGCGAGCAACCGCTCACTCATCGAACGCTCTCCCGATGCCATCCTCGTGCACCGCAAGGGGGAAGTCATCTTCGGCAATCCGGTGGCGACCCGTCTCTTCGGTGCCGAAAAGGCCGAACAGCTCCGCGGCCAAAAGATCGTCGACCTCGTCCACCCGGACAACCGTGAGGCCGTGCAAAAACGCATCACCGCCACCGAAATTGACCACAGCGAAGCATCCTACATCGAAGAAAAGATCCTGCGCCTCGACGGGACGGCGGTCGATGTCGAGGCCGGTTCCTCCCCGGTCTTTTACGGCAGCCAATGGGCCGTGCAGACGGTGCTGCGGGACATTACCGAACGCAAGCAGCTCCAGGAGCGGATCTGGCACCAGGCGAACTTCGACCCCCTGACCGGTCTCCCCAACCGCTCCCTCTTTCAGGATCGCCTGCAGCAGGCGATCAACCGCTCGAAACGGGATGGGAAGCCGCTGGCGCTGATGTTCATCGACCTCGACCGTTTCAAGGAGATCAACGACTCCCTGGGCCACGGAGCCGGCGACGTCCTCCTGCAGCAGGTCGCCCATCGCCTTGCCGGAACACTGCGCAAAAGCGACACCGTCGCCCGGATGGGAGGAGACGAGTTCACCGTGATCCTGGGGGATTTCCACTCGCGGGAAGACCTCGAGGGCGTGGCGCAGCAGATCCTGCAGAAACTGGAGCAACCCTTCGACCTCCCCGCCGGTCAAGGGAGGATCTCGGCCAGCATCGGCATCGCCCTCTCTCCCGACGACGGGGGGGACACCTCCGAGCTGATGAAAAAAGCCGATATCGCCATGTACCGGGCCAAAAAACAGGGGCGCAATGGCTTTGCCTTCTACCAGGAGGAGGAACGGGAATATCCCAATCTTTGA
- a CDS encoding DnaJ C-terminal domain-containing protein, with amino-acid sequence MAKDYYAVLGVQKTAPADEIKKAYRKLALKFHPDKNPGDKKAEEKFKEITEAYAVLSDAEKRRQYDQFGESGFHQRYSQEDIYRNFDVGDIFREFGFGTDDIFGHLFGGGRGRPQGGGSRQVIKGQDYSMQIAIPLRQALLGGERRVDFRAQGQAEHLQVRIPPGIESGQKLRVAGKGGPSPMGGPPGDLFLEIRIEPDPLFTREGEDLFVKVQIPFSGACLGTTVDVPTLGEGKRVKVPAGMSSGGRIRLKGFGAPVRGGKSHGDLYAVIEVTVPQQLSDEQRKLLEKLRDSGL; translated from the coding sequence ATGGCAAAAGACTATTACGCCGTTCTCGGCGTTCAGAAGACCGCCCCCGCCGACGAGATCAAAAAAGCCTATCGCAAGCTGGCTCTCAAATTCCATCCCGACAAGAACCCCGGCGACAAAAAGGCCGAGGAAAAATTCAAGGAGATCACCGAGGCCTACGCGGTCCTCTCCGACGCCGAAAAACGTCGCCAGTACGATCAGTTCGGCGAGAGCGGCTTTCACCAGCGCTATTCACAGGAAGACATCTACCGCAACTTCGACGTCGGCGACATCTTCCGCGAGTTCGGCTTCGGCACCGACGATATCTTCGGCCACCTCTTCGGCGGCGGCCGGGGGCGCCCCCAGGGTGGCGGCAGTCGCCAGGTGATCAAGGGACAGGACTACTCGATGCAGATCGCCATCCCCCTGCGCCAGGCGCTCCTCGGCGGCGAGCGGCGCGTCGATTTCCGGGCCCAGGGACAGGCGGAGCACCTCCAGGTGCGGATCCCCCCGGGGATCGAGTCGGGGCAGAAGCTGCGGGTCGCCGGCAAGGGGGGTCCCAGTCCCATGGGGGGTCCTCCCGGCGACCTCTTTCTCGAGATCCGCATCGAACCCGACCCCCTCTTCACCCGCGAAGGAGAGGACCTCTTCGTCAAGGTGCAGATCCCCTTTTCCGGCGCCTGCCTCGGCACAACCGTCGACGTTCCGACCCTCGGAGAAGGCAAGCGGGTCAAGGTTCCCGCCGGCATGAGCAGCGGCGGACGCATCCGTCTCAAGGGGTTCGGCGCCCCGGTTCGCGGCGGCAAATCCCACGGCGATCTCTACGCCGTCATCGAAGTGACCGTTCCCCAGCAACTCAGCGACGAACAGCGCAAACTCCTCGAAAAACTTCGCGACTCCGGCCTCTAG
- a CDS encoding MarR family winged helix-turn-helix transcriptional regulator, translated as MERIERMARIYPQLMGRMGRMRTLVHDGMDLTYNQYKTLLTIADREDCSLGDLARELGVAMSSASQMVERLVGQGVVHREQDAGNRRQLVIRLTPAGEALVAELQRGILAGYARILERLGDEEQELLVQSFENIARILGKLT; from the coding sequence ATGGAACGGATCGAAAGAATGGCCCGGATCTACCCCCAGCTCATGGGACGGATGGGGCGGATGCGCACCCTGGTTCATGACGGGATGGACCTGACCTACAACCAGTACAAGACGCTGCTGACCATTGCCGACCGGGAGGACTGTTCCCTCGGGGATCTGGCCCGGGAACTGGGTGTGGCGATGAGCAGCGCCAGCCAGATGGTCGAGCGCCTGGTGGGGCAGGGGGTGGTGCACCGCGAACAGGACGCCGGCAACCGTCGTCAGCTGGTCATTCGTCTCACCCCGGCCGGGGAGGCGCTGGTGGCGGAGCTGCAGCGCGGAATTCTTGCCGGCTATGCGCGCATCCTCGAGCGCCTCGGTGACGAAGAGCAGGAACTGCTGGTGCAGTCCTTCGAGAACATCGCCCGGATTCTCGGCAAACTGACCTGA